The Mesorhizobium sp. M1D.F.Ca.ET.043.01.1.1 genome contains a region encoding:
- a CDS encoding YciI family protein translates to MLFAVHCLDHADALPRRLANYDAHKAYLASGSVATVISGPLVAQDGVTMIGSLFVFSANAIDDVKAFNAADPFASANVWQSVNIHPFLMRVDNRL, encoded by the coding sequence TTGCTCTTTGCCGTTCACTGCCTTGACCATGCAGATGCACTTCCGCGGCGTCTTGCAAATTACGACGCGCACAAGGCGTACCTTGCGAGCGGTTCCGTCGCGACCGTGATTTCCGGGCCGTTGGTCGCGCAGGACGGTGTGACCATGATTGGATCGCTCTTCGTTTTCTCGGCCAACGCTATCGACGACGTAAAGGCCTTTAACGCTGCAGATCCATTCGCTTCGGCCAATGTCTGGCAGAGCGTGAACATCCATCCCTTTCTGATGCGTGTGGACAACCGCCTCTGA
- a CDS encoding SDR family oxidoreductase, giving the protein MRLRDKVALITGGARGIGKATVELFEREGAKVHACDLSFDDEPTGKSVVRHKLDVTEFENWTAVVEAIIAEDGRIDILFNNAGTVLSYEGIAEIAIEDWNKVIAINQTGPFYGMKVVIPHMKANGGGSIINTSSIWGIAGAAGVSAYTASKAAVRHMSKNAALTYVGDGIRVNSIHPGIISTPMIDAQDSSITAAIVNITPMKRLGRPEEIAYGALFLASDESSFMTGAELVIDGGYTAP; this is encoded by the coding sequence ATGCGTCTTAGGGACAAGGTGGCACTCATAACCGGCGGAGCACGAGGTATAGGCAAGGCTACTGTGGAGCTGTTTGAGAGGGAAGGCGCGAAGGTCCACGCATGCGATCTCAGTTTCGATGACGAACCCACCGGCAAGAGCGTGGTTCGACACAAGCTCGACGTTACAGAGTTTGAGAATTGGACTGCCGTCGTGGAAGCCATCATCGCTGAAGACGGCAGGATCGACATCCTTTTCAACAATGCGGGGACGGTTCTGTCCTACGAGGGGATCGCAGAGATCGCGATCGAGGACTGGAACAAAGTCATTGCCATCAATCAAACTGGCCCATTCTACGGAATGAAGGTCGTCATCCCTCACATGAAGGCAAATGGCGGCGGGTCAATTATCAACACGTCGTCGATCTGGGGAATTGCCGGAGCGGCAGGCGTGTCCGCCTATACCGCGTCCAAGGCCGCTGTCCGGCATATGAGTAAGAACGCGGCTCTGACCTATGTGGGCGACGGTATACGCGTCAATTCAATCCACCCGGGGATTATCAGCACGCCGATGATCGACGCCCAGGATTCGAGCATCACGGCGGCCATCGTCAATATCACACCCATGAAGCGGCTCGGGAGACCAGAAGAGATCGCCTACGGCGCATTGTTCCTGGCCAGTGACGAATCCAGCTTCATGACTGGCGCCGAGCTCGTCATTGATGGCGGCTACACTGCGCCATAG
- a CDS encoding ABC transporter permease: MTHNPIAGAVAPKRVLSDLLQPEWAILPVLVVVMIVGAALNSSFLSYDNFYGVVQQASELGILTMGLTVVLIAGKFDLSLESTFGLAPMVGVYCLLDAGGSGLNLAGSPFLALIAIFLTGAVIGAFNGILVVYLKFNAFIATLATLILLRGISLGLTRGETLSDLPPLLTYPGEATALGAPVSFLVAVGLLIILTVFMSRHRIGRMLYAVGGNPQAARVAGIPVERILMGVFVVAGVLAALAGLLQAGRIASIPSSLGQNLIFNAFAAAVLGGVSLNGGRGTIAGACGGVLLLVLIQDVLVLSQVPAYWINATTGGIILVALFISKISGADKAN; the protein is encoded by the coding sequence ATGACACACAACCCAATCGCAGGCGCGGTCGCGCCAAAAAGGGTTCTGAGCGATCTGCTCCAGCCGGAATGGGCAATCTTGCCGGTCCTGGTCGTCGTCATGATCGTCGGCGCCGCGCTGAACTCGTCTTTCCTGTCTTACGACAATTTTTATGGCGTGGTGCAGCAGGCCAGTGAGCTTGGGATTCTCACCATGGGCCTGACCGTGGTTCTCATCGCCGGCAAGTTCGACTTGTCGCTTGAATCCACTTTTGGGCTAGCGCCTATGGTCGGCGTCTATTGCCTTCTCGATGCAGGCGGTAGTGGCCTGAACCTCGCAGGCTCTCCGTTCCTGGCGCTTATCGCAATTTTCCTAACGGGCGCAGTGATCGGTGCATTCAACGGCATCTTGGTGGTCTATCTCAAGTTCAACGCCTTCATCGCCACCTTGGCCACCCTGATCCTGCTGCGCGGCATCAGCCTCGGGCTGACACGTGGCGAAACTCTTTCTGATTTGCCTCCGCTTCTGACATATCCCGGAGAAGCGACTGCTCTGGGAGCGCCGGTCTCCTTCTTGGTCGCCGTCGGCTTGCTGATCATTCTCACCGTATTCATGTCCCGGCACAGGATCGGGAGGATGCTCTACGCGGTTGGCGGCAACCCACAGGCAGCTCGGGTCGCAGGTATCCCGGTGGAGCGAATTCTGATGGGCGTATTCGTGGTAGCCGGCGTCCTCGCGGCGCTGGCAGGGTTGCTGCAGGCAGGACGAATTGCGTCAATCCCGTCATCTCTCGGACAGAACCTGATCTTCAATGCCTTCGCAGCCGCTGTCTTGGGCGGAGTAAGTTTGAACGGCGGGCGCGGTACCATCGCTGGCGCGTGTGGGGGTGTGCTTCTCCTTGTTCTGATCCAGGACGTGTTGGTCCTGTCCCAAGTCCCCGCATATTGGATCAATGCCACGACAGGCGGGATCATCCTCGTTGCGCTCTTCATCAGCAAAATAAGCGGAGCCGACAAGGCCAATTGA